The following coding sequences lie in one Thermosulfuriphilus ammonigenes genomic window:
- a CDS encoding RNA 2'-phosphotransferase has protein sequence MDKREIKRLEKLVFYALAHRPDEFALFPDEEGFYSIKELAQAIAEEPGWGHVRQKTLRDLFVFWCPERFEFLEERVRARAEKDLPEPSLVDPPPVLYAVIRERAWPHVSKRGLSPAKGRFVRLYASRDLAERAKRRLGPRAIILEVQAREAAASGLPFWVLKELVYLCEWIDPQFLKGPPLTPEMLEAQRKRRQKKEKKEEKASLGPPAAHLLPGSTTLRPPVEKRKGKKKDPSWKQERRRRRRRP, from the coding sequence AACGTCTGGAAAAGCTGGTCTTCTATGCCCTGGCCCATCGGCCAGATGAGTTTGCCCTGTTCCCGGATGAAGAAGGCTTTTATTCGATTAAGGAGTTGGCCCAGGCCATAGCAGAGGAGCCCGGATGGGGACATGTGCGTCAGAAGACCTTAAGAGACCTTTTTGTCTTCTGGTGTCCAGAGCGTTTTGAGTTTCTGGAGGAGAGGGTGCGGGCTCGGGCTGAGAAAGACCTTCCTGAGCCTAGTCTGGTTGATCCCCCTCCTGTCCTTTACGCCGTCATCAGGGAACGGGCCTGGCCTCACGTTTCTAAACGGGGGCTTTCTCCGGCCAAGGGCCGCTTTGTCAGGCTGTACGCCTCTCGAGATCTGGCGGAGAGGGCTAAAAGGAGATTGGGGCCAAGGGCGATCATCCTTGAGGTTCAGGCCAGGGAGGCTGCGGCTTCAGGACTGCCATTTTGGGTCCTCAAGGAGCTGGTCTATCTGTGCGAATGGATCGATCCCCAATTTCTTAAAGGCCCTCCTCTTACCCCGGAGATGCTTGAAGCCCAGAGGAAAAGACGCCAAAAGAAAGAGAAGAAGGAAGAGAAGGCCTCTCTGGGACCTCCTGCGGCCCACCTTTTACCAGGGTCCACCACTCTTAGGCCCCCGGTTGAGAAGCGAAAAGGCAAAAAGAAAGATCCTTCCTGGAAGCAGGAGCGCCGCCGGCGTCGAAGGCGTCCTTAA